A single genomic interval of Mucilaginibacter robiniae harbors:
- the rplF gene encoding 50S ribosomal protein L6: MSRVGKAPITIPAGVTIAVNDGNVVTVKGPKGQLEQVVDGDITVSQEDGVLTLSRPTDQKRHKALHGLYRALINNMVTGVTTGYKLEQELVGVGYRATNTGNTLDLVLGYSHHYVFELPNEIKVSTTAEKGKNPTIILESIDKQLIGQVAAKIRSLRAPEPYKGKGIKFVGEVLRRKAGKSASKK, translated from the coding sequence ATGTCAAGAGTAGGAAAAGCCCCCATTACTATCCCTGCCGGCGTTACTATTGCTGTAAATGATGGCAATGTAGTAACCGTAAAAGGCCCTAAAGGTCAATTAGAGCAGGTGGTAGACGGTGATATCACTGTATCACAAGAAGACGGCGTATTGACGCTGAGCCGTCCAACAGATCAAAAACGTCATAAAGCATTACATGGTTTGTACCGTGCATTAATCAACAACATGGTTACTGGTGTAACTACTGGTTACAAACTGGAACAAGAGTTGGTTGGTGTAGGTTACCGTGCTACCAATACCGGTAATACGCTAGATTTAGTGTTGGGTTATTCTCACCACTATGTATTCGAGTTGCCAAATGAAATTAAAGTATCCACTACTGCTGAAAAAGGTAAAAACCCAACCATCATTCTAGAGTCAATCGACAAACAACTGATCGGCCAGGTTGCTGCCAAAATCCGTTCACTGCGTGCTCCAGAGCCTTACAAAGGTAAAGGTATCAAGTTTGTTGGCGAGGTATTAAGAAGAAAAGCAGGTAAATCAGCATCTAAAAAATAA
- the rplR gene encoding 50S ribosomal protein L18 codes for MTGKLSRRDRIKKGIRKRISGSAERPRLSVYRSNKGIYAQIIDDVAGKTIVSASSASKDFQAEGTKGEQSVAVGKLIAEKAKAAGITSVVFDRNGYLYHGRVKQLAEGAREGGLNF; via the coding sequence ATGACAGGTAAATTATCAAGAAGAGACAGAATTAAAAAAGGAATCAGAAAACGTATTTCAGGTTCTGCAGAACGTCCGCGCTTGTCAGTGTACAGAAGCAACAAAGGCATCTATGCACAAATTATTGACGATGTTGCTGGTAAAACTATCGTTTCAGCATCTTCAGCTTCAAAAGATTTTCAAGCTGAAGGTACTAAAGGCGAACAATCAGTAGCCGTTGGTAAACTGATTGCTGAAAAAGCAAAAGCTGCCGGTATCACTTCCGTAGTTTTTGACAGAAATGGATACTTGTATCATGGCCGTGTTAAACAACTGGCCGAAGGTGCACGTGAAGGTGGATTAAACTTTTAA